In Polyangiaceae bacterium, the genomic window GCGGGGCGCGGAGATCGGCGCCGCGCTCAGCGTGTACCAGCGCGGCGTGCAGGTGGTCGATCTCTGGGGCGGGCTCGCCGACACGACCACGGGCCGCGCGTGGGAGCGCGACACCCGCATCGTCGTCTTCTCGGTGACCAAGGGGCTCGCAGCGATGGGCATGCACCTCCTGGCGGACCGCGGGGTCTTCGACTGGGACGAGCCCGTCGCGACGTACTGGCCCGAGCTCGGCCAGCGGGGCAAGCACGCGATCAGCGTGCGCACCCTGCTCAACCATCGCGCCGGGCTGCCCTACCTGGACGTGCCGCTGTCGCTCCGGGACTGCATCGATCCCGCGCGCGCCGGCCACGTGCTCGGCGCGCTCGAGCGGCAGGCCCCCGCGTGGCGACCGGGCGAGGAGCAGGGCTACCACGCGCTCACCTACGGCCTCTACCTGAGCGAGCTGTTCGCGCGGCTCGCCGGCGAGCCCCTCGGACCATTCCTCGAGCGCGAGCTGTTCCAGGTCGTGGGCTCGGACGCGCGGCTCGGCACGCCGGCCTCGGAGGACTCGCGCCAGGCCACGCTCTACGTGCCGAGCACGCGGGAGCGGCTACTCGAGCTCGCACGCGACGCGCTTCTCGCCGGGAGTTCGCCCGAGATGCGCATCATGCGCGACGCCTTCTCGCGAAAGTCGCTGGTGCGCCGCGCGTTCACGAACCCGTCGCCGGGACCGCGCGGGTTGCAGGCCTACGCCGACGTCGAGGTCCGCCGCGCTGCGCTCGCCTGGGCCTCGGCGACCGCCAGCGCCGACGGCATCGCGCGCGCCTACCTGCCCTTCGCCTCCGACGGCCGTTTCGGGGACGCGCAGCTCTTCTCCCGAGGCTCGCTCGCGCCCGTGTACCGGCGACAAAGCTGGTCGCCTCGCGATCTGTTGCTGAAGAAGCCCCTCGGTTGGTCCCAGGGCTTCCTCAAGGAAGAACGCCAGACCTTCAGCCCGAATCCAGAGTCGTTCGGTCACGCCGGCATGGGCGGCGCCCTCGGCTGGTGCGACCCGACCGCCGAGCTCTGCATCGGCTACGTCATGAACCGCATGGACGGGCGCGTCCGCTCGCCCCGCGCCCTGGCGCTGTGCCGCAGCCTGTACGAGTGCGAGCCGCTGTGTGGGTCGTGACGGCGTCCCCCCCCATTCGCGCGTCAGCGCGAATTTGGGGGGGGGAGCCCAACTGGACCCGAACGGAGTTGACCGAAGGCGACTCCGGCGCGATCGTGTCGCGTGCGCTGTTCACGAGGGTTGGGGCGCGCTCCGCGCTGGCTCCCTCGACCTCGACGTGACGCAGCTCTGGTGAGGGTGGAGCCATGCGGGGCGTGCTGTCTTGGTTGGGCCTCTCGATCGTGACTGGCTGCGTTCGAGTTGCCGAAGTGCCGGCAACCGAGCTGCCGCGGCTGAGTGAGCACGGGCCGGGCAAGCCGCCCGTCGAAGTCCGTACCCAGAGCGGGCGCGCGGTGGCGATCAGCGGCAAGTTCAGGGAAGCTCGAGTCGTCGTCGGCGGCGACGGGTACGAGCGCACCGTGAGGCTGCGACCACCGTTTCGTGCGTCACTGCAGGATGGCCTGCTGCGCTACGACTGGCACACGGTGGAAGCGGCGGACGTGAGTCGAGTCGAGATCGTACAGCGCGACGGCGGTCGGACCCTCGTGGTCTTGCTGATCGGAAGCGCTGGGGCACTCGCGGGCGCCGTCCTGGGCTCCTGGCTGGATTCTCGCTCGCCATCCGACCCAGGCGGCGGCACCTGCAACTGCCAGTGGACGATGCTGGGGACGGCGGGACTTGGCGGCCTCGGGTTCGCGATCGCAGCCCCGCTCACGAAGTACTACTAGGCTGTGAGCCCGGAAGCACGTGTCCCCCCCATTCGCGCGTCAGCGCGAATTTGGGGGGGACCGGCGCCGCGAAGCGGCGACGAGGGGGGGCAGCTCACTTCTCGTAGAGCTGCGCCGCCGCGATGCCCGAGCCGCCCGCGACCTCGAGCACCATCTTGACGGGCACGGCCATCGGGAAGGCGTTCTTGTAGCAGTTCGGCTTCTTGCCGAGCACGGCCTGGGTGCCGGTGTCCTGATCGTTGGCGAGCACCATGGCGGAGCCCGGGATCGGCGTGACCGCAACGAACTTCACGTTCACCTCGCTCACCGGCGGCAGGCCGGAGGCGACGACCGTGTAGCACTTGCCGGGCTGGAGCTGGATCTGCGACTCCAGCGTCTGACCTTGCTGGAACTGGCCTGCGAGCGCCGAGCCGACGGGCTTGCTGCCCGCCACGGCCTGCTGCGTCGCCATCTGGTTCAAGACCTGCGTAGCCGCGCCGGCGAGCGTGGGATCGATGGGCTGCGCTTGGCCGCCGGCAGCGGGCGCCGCGGTCGGAGCTGCGGTCGGCTGCGCGGTCGGCTGCGCGGTCGGCTGCTGGCCGTAACCCGGTTGCGGCTGGCCGTAGCCCGGCTGCTGCTGGCCGTAGCCCGGCTGGCCCGGCTGCGGCTGACCGTAGCCCGGCTGCTGCTGGCCGTAGCCCGGCTGCTGCTGATAGCCCGCGCTCTGAGCGTCCTGATCCTTCTTCTTGCAGGCCACGACGCCGGCCACCACCACTACGCCCACAACACCAAGCATGATCGCGTTTCGCATGACAACTCCTCGCTCGCGCCTCTCGTACGGTCCGCACGCGCGGCGACATTCGGCCGCGGAAGGCTACAATTAGACGGGCGGCGCGGTAAAGCTCGTCACGAGACCGGTCAACTCGGGGGAAAAACGCGGGAAATCGCCGCGAGTCAGGGGATGGAGACGGCGCCGGGGCTCCGGTCCACGCCCCCGCTCCGCTCGGTCTGAGGCGCGCCGGCGGTGCTCGCCATGACCGCGAAGCTCCAGGTCTGGCCGTCCCCCGCGGCGGGCGCGCCGCTCGGCAGGGCGTAGGTGTCTGCGCCGTCGGCGTCCACGAAGATGCCGTAGGTCGGCATGTCGTCGCGGGCGGTGAAGGGCCCGCCGTGCCCGAGGGACGCGCAGCCGTAGGTGTTGCTGCCCGCCGGCGCGTAGGTGTCGGTTCCGCCGATGTTGATCAGACCGCCGGCGCCTTGCGAGTTGCCGCAACCCAGCGAGAGGCCCGGAGCGGTGTAGTAGTCGTTGCCGCTTTCATCCACGTGCAGCGCGCCGGAGAAGTCGTGCCCGACGCCAATGCTGGTGGCGCGGATGGGAAAGCCCTTATTGTAGACGTCGTCGCCACCGTGGTCGAAGTGGAAGCCGAGCGCGAAGTGCGCGCTCGCGCCCTGCACGTACCAGAGGCCGTCGTAGGTGTCGTTGCCAGCTTTGTCCGCCAGCACGCCGAAGCCGAGCCAGTAGCCCGAGCCCTGAGCGAACACGCTGGCGGTGTACTTGTCGGTGCCAGCGCGGTCGTAGAGCACGCCGTGCCCGCCGCCCATGTAGAGCTTCTTGGCGTCGTCGCGGCGACCGAAGCCGGCGCCCTGGCACATGCTGGTGTTGCCTTCACCCGGCAGCTGCGCCGAGGCGTAGAGCGGATCGCCGCCGATCTTGGGATCGCCCGGATCGGCGAACCACTCGTCGTCGCCGCCGCCGTCGGCGGCGAAACCCACACCGTGCACGTAGCCAAAGCCCTGCGAGGCGTAGAAGCTGCGGCGCGCGTCGTTGCCCGCGCGATCGAGCAAGGCGCCGATGCCCCACATCGCCGAGCCCTGGCTGGTGCTCTCCGCGACGTATTCGTCGTTGCCGCCGTCGTCGAACAAGACGCCCACGCCCACGGAGCCGGCGCCCTGCGACAGCGCCAGGGACGCGTATTTGTCGTCCTTGCCGCCGAGGTCCCAGAGCAGGCCGATGCCGAGCACGCCGCTGCCCTGCCGCCCCTTGCGCGACAAGGTCTGTCCTTGCACACCGAACTGCACGGCGCGCCCCGCCGCGTCCGAGGGCGGGCGCGTCGGCAGGTCCGCGGCGTCCGGGTAGACGGGGTAGCCGTAGTTGTCCTTGCCTCCCAGGTCGATGGCGAGGCTCACCGGCACGTCACGCCGGCCCGCGCCCACCGGCACCTCGTAGGTGTCGTCACCGCCGACGTCGAGCAAGAGCGCGGCGCGCTCGGACAACGAGCCTTCGAAGTACTCGCTCGCGCCGGCGCCACCGAGCACCAGCGCGCCGATCGGCGTGTCGATGGCCAGGTCGGGGACCTGCTTGTCGGCGAACGCCGCGAGCTTCGCGTCTTCGACCGCGCGCGCGACCAGCGCCGCCGCTGCGGCGATGCGTTTCTCGTCCACCTTGGCGAGATAACCGACGTTGGCGGCGTCAACCGTGAAAGGCTCGGTCGGGAAGATCACGAAGCTGTGCGCGAGGCTCAGGAAGTCGAGCTCTTCGCTGACCGTGGTGCCGAGCGCGGCCTGGAATTCCTTGGCGGCGAAGGACACGGCTCCGAGCACGGGCACCAGCGCCTGCTGCAGCGCGAGGGGCACGTTCTTGGTCTGAGCGGTGAGGTCACCCAGGTTCGCGCTGCCCCCGTGGAGCTCGATGAGTTTGACCAGTGCCGCCGCGAGCGGGGCCGCGTCCACGCTCGCGGGCGCGAAGTCGTCGAGCTTCGCGCAGGCGTCGATGTCGTGGCCCTTGCGCACCGAAGCGGCGAGCACGGCGCTCGACACCGCCTGCTCGCCGTCGAGCGCGGCGTCGAGCCAGCTCTCCGTCTCCTTCACGAACGCCGGCGCGCGCAAGAGGCCCAGGTGCAGGGGGCGAAAGCTCGGCAGCTGGTACTCGTCGTCGGCGAAGATGGGCTTCCAGATCGCCATCGTCGCGTCGGAGAAGCCGTACTTGCAGCGGTCGATGCCGGCCTTCGTCAGCGCCTCGTCGAGCGCGTCGGCCACGCCGGGCTTGTTCGCCGGACAGGTCGCGTCGCCGGCCGGAGCCGCGGCCACCGGCGACTTGACGCAGATCGCCGCCAGCGACGGCCCCGAGTCGCCGGCGTCGCCGCTGTCGCCGCCCGCGCCGCCGGCGTCTCCGGCGCTGCCGCCGCTGCCGCCGCTGCTCGACTTGCCACCCCCGTCGTCGCTGCCGCAGGCGGCGAAGGCGAGACCCACCAGGAGCGCCAGCGCTCCGCCCGAGAACCCGTAGCGCACCACGAGCCGAGCTTAGCGTGGAACCGGGCGCGGGGCAGCGCTAGCTTCGAGCCGTGCGCTTCGCGCTGATTACCGACCAGCACTTCGGGCCCAAGGCCTACTTCGCCGGCAAGCTGCGCAAGCTGAGCCACGAGGCCGGCAACCTGACCCGCGCCTTCGTCGAGCGCATGAACCAGATCGAGCGCCCCGAGCTGG contains:
- a CDS encoding beta-lactamase family protein; translation: MQHAPFPARGSYADGFEPVARTFAEALARGAEIGAALSVYQRGVQVVDLWGGLADTTTGRAWERDTRIVVFSVTKGLAAMGMHLLADRGVFDWDEPVATYWPELGQRGKHAISVRTLLNHRAGLPYLDVPLSLRDCIDPARAGHVLGALERQAPAWRPGEEQGYHALTYGLYLSELFARLAGEPLGPFLERELFQVVGSDARLGTPASEDSRQATLYVPSTRERLLELARDALLAGSSPEMRIMRDAFSRKSLVRRAFTNPSPGPRGLQAYADVEVRRAALAWASATASADGIARAYLPFASDGRFGDAQLFSRGSLAPVYRRQSWSPRDLLLKKPLGWSQGFLKEERQTFSPNPESFGHAGMGGALGWCDPTAELCIGYVMNRMDGRVRSPRALALCRSLYECEPLCGS